From Myxococcales bacterium, the proteins below share one genomic window:
- a CDS encoding sugar kinase: MPTGSFKNVVGGAATYCSLAASFYAPVRIVGVVGEDFGDETLADLRSRGVDTEGVELAKGKTFRWHGRYAPDLMSRTTLDTQLNVFADFRPKIPAAYKSTPFVLLGNIHPALQSSVLDQVEKPKLVAADTMNFWISGEPKALADLLRRIDLLIINDEEARDLSGISNILKAAADIRKRGPGRLIIKRGEYGALLFDDDGVFFAPAYPLEQVLDPTGAGDSFAGGLMGSIAALGEVTPLGLRRAMLFASAMGSFCVEDIGPTRLQKITRDELGARLEGFRRMVDFGGELSLPA, from the coding sequence ATGCCCACCGGCTCGTTCAAGAACGTGGTCGGCGGAGCCGCCACGTACTGCTCGCTCGCGGCGTCCTTCTATGCGCCCGTCCGCATCGTCGGCGTCGTCGGAGAGGACTTCGGCGACGAGACGCTCGCCGACCTCAGGTCCCGTGGCGTCGACACCGAGGGGGTCGAGCTCGCGAAGGGCAAGACGTTCCGCTGGCACGGCCGCTACGCGCCCGACCTCATGAGCCGCACGACGCTCGACACGCAGCTCAACGTGTTCGCCGACTTCCGCCCCAAGATCCCGGCCGCGTACAAGAGCACCCCGTTCGTGCTCCTCGGCAACATCCACCCCGCCCTCCAGTCGAGCGTGCTCGACCAGGTGGAGAAGCCCAAGCTCGTCGCCGCCGACACCATGAACTTCTGGATCTCGGGAGAGCCGAAGGCCCTCGCCGACCTCCTGCGGCGCATCGATCTCCTCATCATCAACGACGAGGAAGCCCGCGATTTGTCTGGCATTTCCAACATTTTGAAGGCTGCGGCCGACATCCGCAAGCGCGGCCCCGGCAGGCTCATCATCAAGCGCGGCGAGTACGGCGCGCTCCTCTTCGACGACGACGGCGTGTTCTTCGCGCCCGCCTACCCCCTCGAGCAAGTGCTCGATCCGACGGGCGCCGGCGACTCCTTCGCCGGTGGCCTCATGGGCTCGATCGCCGCGCTCGGTGAGGTGACGCCCCTCGGCCTCCGGCGAGCGATGCTCTTCGCGTCGGCGATGGGCTCGTTCTGCGTCGAGGACATCGGGCCGACGCGCCTCCAGAAAATCACGCGGGACGAGCTCGGCGCCCGCCTCGAAGGCTTCCGCCGCATGGTCGACTTCGGCGGCGAGCTCTCTCTGCCAGCCTGA
- the gmk gene encoding guanylate kinase has translation MDPVSSPAPSSASASPSRRLVGADDFLLLILCSPSGAGKTTLTRLLEERFPDLQFSVSHTTRAPRANEVNGRDYHFVDRARFEALVAEDAFVEWAEVHGNLYGTSRSEITRAKALTTPVPCRGMIFDIDYQGARQIRATLPDVTSVFILPPSMDELLRRLRGRASEPEEVVQRRFRVAEGEIEHYGLFDYLVVNDELSHAFDELSSVIVAERARRSRRAKLAEALLRRGALPR, from the coding sequence ATGGATCCGGTCTCGTCTCCCGCCCCTTCGTCCGCGTCGGCGTCACCATCCCGTCGTCTCGTCGGCGCCGACGATTTCCTGCTCTTGATTCTCTGCTCGCCGAGCGGCGCGGGGAAGACCACGCTCACACGCCTGCTCGAGGAGCGCTTCCCGGATCTGCAGTTCTCCGTGTCCCACACGACGCGGGCGCCGCGCGCGAACGAGGTCAATGGGCGCGACTACCACTTCGTCGATCGCGCGCGCTTCGAGGCCCTCGTGGCCGAGGACGCGTTCGTCGAGTGGGCCGAGGTCCACGGGAACCTCTACGGGACCTCCCGGAGCGAGATCACCCGCGCGAAGGCGCTGACGACGCCGGTCCCTTGCCGCGGCATGATCTTCGACATCGACTACCAGGGCGCGCGCCAGATCCGAGCCACCCTCCCCGACGTGACCTCGGTCTTCATCCTCCCGCCCTCGATGGACGAGCTGCTTCGCCGCCTCCGAGGCCGCGCGAGCGAGCCCGAAGAGGTGGTCCAGCGCCGCTTCCGCGTGGCCGAGGGCGAGATCGAGCACTACGGCCTCTTCGACTACCTCGTCGTCAACGACGAGCTCTCGCACGCGTTCGACGAGCTCTCGAGCGTGATCGTCGCCGAGAGGGCCCGGAGGAGCCGCCGCGCGAAGCTCGCCGAGGCGCTCCTCCGCCGAGGCGCCCTCCCCCGCTGA
- a CDS encoding DUF507 family protein: MRLFASKALPIAQDAVRALLKSESIEAESPNEVIADVEAVLKSYVETEREVSEKTRDLLERTGRGNAEFGRVKAQIAESKGIKVGDDMLDYLLDQVVEAFHHSAHVDEIFAQDHELRRAMVPHFKRHLAVDEGLDAEVRLQLRHLQEGTRTWDVEYARVMEAVRRKRGV, from the coding sequence ATGCGACTCTTCGCCAGCAAGGCGCTCCCGATTGCTCAAGACGCCGTCCGCGCGTTGCTCAAGTCGGAGAGCATCGAAGCCGAGTCCCCGAACGAGGTCATCGCCGACGTCGAGGCCGTGTTGAAGTCGTACGTCGAGACCGAGCGCGAGGTCTCCGAGAAGACCCGCGATCTCCTCGAGCGGACCGGCCGCGGAAACGCCGAGTTCGGTCGCGTGAAGGCCCAGATCGCGGAGTCGAAGGGCATCAAGGTCGGCGACGACATGCTCGACTACCTGCTCGACCAGGTGGTCGAGGCCTTCCACCACTCGGCCCACGTCGACGAGATTTTTGCGCAAGATCATGAACTTAGGCGCGCCATGGTGCCCCACTTCAAGCGGCACCTCGCGGTCGACGAGGGGCTCGACGCCGAGGTACGCCTCCAACTCCGTCACCTCCAAGAGGGCACACGCACCTGGGACGTCGAATACGCCCGCGTGATGGAAGCCGTCCGAAGGAAGCGCGGGGTGTGA
- a CDS encoding TIGR04552 family protein, with the protein MSGLKRLEDFTLADLEAVRLVLRGDSVIDWHRLNFRDRAEIDEFLLSQELRPEVASDRARIRALRAEAIGYLRRHFEYPIPKPVEEASVEELFHLAGGKGHRQMCACSILKCMHIIHHLEGRELLFLLPMSDQELFHLVEEKVYRVIGGMLAEGFPITELVGGRKNKDSLYTKLLSKQETVAAQIYDKLRFRIVVRDQEDIFPVLQYLTKKLFPFNYVVPGQSINSIFHFKKYCAQNAHLGPMLPEMQAGRDEDYTPSDNVFSAASYRVIHTVVDMPVRLPPRVLELAPPGAAALGPIVFVICEFQVIDRQTEATNELGDASHAKYKERQKKAVMRRLQLGMREMKVPGRKRKA; encoded by the coding sequence ATGAGCGGCCTGAAGCGCCTCGAAGACTTCACCCTCGCCGACCTCGAAGCCGTGCGCCTCGTCCTACGGGGCGACTCGGTCATCGACTGGCACCGGCTAAACTTCCGAGATCGCGCCGAAATCGACGAGTTTCTGCTCTCGCAGGAGCTCCGCCCCGAGGTCGCGTCCGACCGAGCCCGCATTCGCGCCCTGAGGGCCGAGGCGATAGGCTACCTGCGTCGCCACTTCGAGTACCCGATCCCGAAGCCGGTCGAAGAGGCGTCGGTCGAGGAGCTCTTCCACCTGGCGGGTGGCAAGGGACACAGGCAGATGTGCGCCTGCTCGATCCTGAAGTGCATGCACATCATCCATCACCTCGAGGGGCGCGAGCTGCTCTTCCTCCTGCCGATGTCGGACCAGGAGCTCTTCCACCTCGTCGAAGAGAAGGTCTACCGGGTGATAGGCGGCATGCTCGCCGAGGGCTTCCCCATCACCGAGCTGGTCGGCGGCCGCAAAAACAAGGACTCGCTCTACACGAAGCTCCTCTCCAAACAGGAGACGGTCGCCGCCCAAATCTACGACAAGCTCCGCTTCCGTATCGTGGTCCGCGACCAGGAGGACATCTTCCCGGTGCTCCAGTACCTGACGAAGAAGCTCTTCCCGTTCAACTACGTGGTGCCCGGCCAGAGCATCAACTCGATCTTCCACTTCAAGAAGTACTGCGCGCAGAACGCCCACCTCGGCCCGATGCTGCCGGAGATGCAGGCCGGGCGCGACGAGGACTACACCCCGAGCGACAACGTGTTCTCGGCGGCGAGCTACCGCGTCATCCACACCGTGGTCGACATGCCCGTGCGCCTCCCCCCGAGGGTCCTCGAGCTCGCCCCACCCGGCGCGGCCGCCCTCGGCCCGATCGTGTTCGTCATCTGCGAGTTCCAGGTCATCGATCGCCAGACCGAGGCCACCAACGAGCTCGGCGACGCGTCGCACGCCAAGTACAAGGAACGCCAGAAGAAAGCCGTCATGCGGCGCCTCCAGCTCGGCATGCGCGAGATGAAGGTGCCGGGTCGAAAACGGAAGGCGTGA
- a CDS encoding SH3 domain-containing protein encodes MKRISAVCAVLLGLVLVVGAPASASAEDRPEAFARVVVDELELRSGPGATFRVIGTARRGETLALDGRQGEGFWLRIVTADGRTAYVLGAQVEPFAVKPGEADAPSRPGLLAPPPLKDTVAGFNIVGGVLRIPIADGSFRGFGYMELVPQLVLHETITLNGFVGAALTADGAQIFYGGGAQVNLAPSWPISPFVGLGVGELRVLPNADSFVLAKERFYLARAGGGFMLALRGRILTRFEVTNASLFTTEGLKNAQTFSFGLGAYF; translated from the coding sequence ATGAAGAGGATTTCGGCGGTTTGCGCGGTCCTCTTGGGCCTCGTGCTCGTCGTGGGAGCGCCGGCGTCGGCCTCCGCCGAGGACCGCCCCGAGGCCTTCGCGAGGGTCGTGGTCGACGAGCTCGAGCTCCGGTCGGGCCCAGGCGCCACCTTCCGCGTCATCGGCACGGCCCGACGCGGGGAGACGCTCGCCCTCGACGGTCGTCAAGGAGAGGGGTTCTGGCTCCGCATCGTCACGGCCGACGGGCGCACGGCGTACGTGCTCGGGGCGCAGGTCGAGCCCTTCGCGGTGAAGCCCGGCGAGGCCGACGCCCCGTCACGTCCCGGTCTGCTCGCGCCCCCTCCTCTCAAAGACACCGTCGCCGGCTTCAACATCGTCGGCGGCGTGCTGCGCATCCCGATCGCGGACGGCTCGTTCCGGGGCTTCGGGTACATGGAGCTCGTGCCGCAGCTCGTCCTCCACGAGACCATCACCTTGAACGGCTTCGTCGGGGCGGCGCTCACGGCCGACGGCGCTCAGATTTTCTACGGAGGCGGCGCGCAGGTGAACCTCGCGCCCTCGTGGCCGATTTCGCCCTTCGTCGGGCTCGGCGTGGGCGAGCTCCGCGTGCTCCCGAACGCCGACTCGTTCGTGCTCGCGAAGGAGCGCTTCTACCTCGCCCGCGCCGGGGGCGGCTTCATGCTCGCGCTGCGGGGGCGCATCCTCACGCGCTTCGAGGTCACGAACGCCTCTCTCTTCACCACCGAGGGCCTCAAGAACGCCCAGACGTTCTCCTTCGGGTTAGGAGCGTACTTTTGA
- a CDS encoding DUF4266 domain-containing protein, translating into MALVFVATLASGCVTVKPQERAVLADPSMQFESDPQAAQVRHAIENREGSYGGAGVTGGGCGCN; encoded by the coding sequence ATCGCTCTGGTTTTTGTCGCGACCCTCGCCTCGGGGTGCGTCACCGTCAAGCCTCAGGAGCGTGCCGTGCTCGCCGATCCGTCGATGCAGTTCGAGAGTGATCCGCAGGCCGCGCAGGTCCGCCACGCGATCGAGAACCGCGAGGGCTCGTACGGCGGCGCGGGCGTCACCGGAGGGGGCTGCGGCTGCAACTGA
- a CDS encoding DUF3570 domain-containing protein, whose protein sequence is MRPSARLRLSVLALTLVAGERVAHAQVAEVAGSYTVYHEAPTRTNMTVLTPGVDLTVRPTSWLTVRGGYEADVVSGASVSVKAGSAYAANNPGADVITAASVQDFRHAPRGGFSLKKGDVTFLANYNYSTENDYKSHAFNIGAKTEIFEHNTQLELGYARNFDSVCDRIQGANDTSTRFRALESSDGCFTDDPLRTTRAIGVDGYQGSWSQAWTPIFVTQLVYTAQLQNGFLSNPYRSVIIGQGQRAQEYHPDDRARHALAFRGNVFLRSLRLAVRFGARLYADSWGVKSGTGELELEKIAFESLRLTAVGRFYKQSGALFFSDDYTGGDAPLGPKGQYFTGDRELSPFFSVLTGLRLGYGVTADKKKYLGFIQGLRVGLSASVQFFSYDEYTLGGQPVGNARALLFGLSGGATF, encoded by the coding sequence ATGAGGCCCTCCGCTCGACTGCGACTGTCCGTGCTCGCCCTGACCCTCGTGGCCGGGGAGCGGGTCGCGCACGCTCAGGTGGCCGAGGTCGCGGGCTCGTACACGGTCTACCACGAGGCTCCGACCCGCACGAACATGACGGTGCTCACGCCGGGCGTCGATCTCACCGTGCGGCCGACCTCGTGGCTCACCGTGCGCGGCGGCTACGAGGCCGACGTCGTGAGCGGCGCGAGCGTCTCGGTGAAGGCGGGCTCGGCCTACGCGGCCAATAACCCCGGCGCGGACGTGATCACGGCGGCGAGCGTCCAAGACTTTCGCCACGCCCCGCGCGGCGGGTTCTCGCTCAAAAAGGGCGACGTCACGTTCCTTGCGAACTACAACTATTCGACCGAGAACGACTACAAATCGCACGCGTTCAACATCGGCGCCAAGACCGAGATCTTCGAGCACAACACGCAGCTCGAGCTCGGCTACGCCCGGAACTTCGACAGCGTCTGCGACCGCATCCAGGGCGCGAACGACACCTCGACGCGCTTCCGCGCCCTCGAGAGCTCCGACGGGTGTTTCACCGACGACCCGCTCCGCACGACGCGCGCGATCGGGGTCGACGGGTACCAAGGGAGCTGGAGCCAGGCGTGGACGCCGATCTTCGTCACGCAGCTCGTCTACACGGCGCAGCTCCAGAACGGCTTTCTGTCGAACCCGTACCGGAGCGTCATCATCGGGCAGGGGCAGCGCGCGCAGGAGTACCACCCCGACGATCGCGCGAGGCACGCGCTCGCCTTCCGCGGCAACGTGTTCTTGCGGTCGCTGCGGCTCGCGGTCCGCTTCGGCGCGCGCCTCTACGCCGACAGCTGGGGCGTGAAGAGCGGCACGGGCGAGCTCGAGCTCGAGAAGATCGCCTTCGAGAGCCTCAGGCTCACCGCGGTGGGCCGCTTCTACAAACAGTCGGGCGCGCTCTTCTTCAGCGACGACTACACCGGAGGCGACGCGCCTCTCGGGCCCAAAGGCCAGTACTTTACGGGCGATCGTGAGCTCTCTCCCTTCTTCAGCGTGCTCACGGGCCTCCGCCTCGGGTACGGCGTGACCGCCGACAAGAAGAAGTACCTCGGCTTCATCCAGGGGCTCCGCGTCGGGCTCTCCGCGAGCGTCCAGTTCTTCTCGTACGACGAGTACACGCTCGGCGGGCAGCCCGTGGGCAACGCGCGCGCGCTCCTCTTCGGGCTGAGCGGCGGCGCGACGTTCTGA
- a CDS encoding 2OG-Fe(II) oxygenase, with product MWSYLKVLLELVETRGRCYWSVGGVFDREECRAIRDHIDALGPALAPVSLPGGPTVREDIRTNERVMFEDAALAGELVSRVASTLPPSLVGRPLSGANPRLRGYRYREGQVFRPHYDGSYRPSPTLGSELTLLLYLNDGFEGGATRFVDDGVDVVPETGKVLVFAHHLLHEGVAVTAGTKYVLRTDVMYGA from the coding sequence ATGTGGTCATACCTCAAGGTGCTGCTCGAGCTCGTCGAGACCCGCGGGCGTTGTTATTGGTCGGTCGGCGGGGTGTTCGACCGGGAGGAGTGCCGCGCGATCCGCGACCACATCGACGCCCTCGGGCCGGCCCTCGCCCCCGTCTCGCTCCCGGGCGGCCCCACGGTGCGCGAGGACATCCGCACGAACGAGCGGGTGATGTTCGAGGACGCGGCGCTCGCGGGGGAGCTCGTGTCGCGGGTCGCCTCGACGCTGCCACCCTCGCTCGTGGGACGGCCGCTCTCCGGGGCCAACCCGCGCCTCCGTGGCTACCGGTACCGCGAAGGCCAGGTGTTTCGTCCACACTACGACGGCTCGTACCGGCCCTCCCCCACCCTCGGCTCCGAGCTCACCCTGCTCCTCTACTTGAACGACGGCTTCGAGGGCGGCGCCACACGCTTCGTCGACGACGGCGTCGACGTGGTGCCCGAGACGGGCAAGGTGCTCGTGTTCGCGCACCACCTCCTCCACGAAGGGGTCGCGGTCACGGCGGGCACCAAGTACGTGCTCCGCACCGATGTGATGTACGGCGCGTGA
- a CDS encoding VOC family protein, with protein MRFLHTMLRVKDLDVALDFFVKKLGLVEVGRSESAAGKFTLVFLSSGAEGDTAQVELTYNWDEPEPYPTGRFFGHLAYAVDDIYATCADLQAKGVTIHRPPRDGKMAFVKSPDGHSIELLQRGPALAPAEPWASMSNTGSW; from the coding sequence ATGCGATTTCTCCACACGATGCTCCGCGTGAAAGACCTCGACGTCGCTCTGGATTTCTTCGTGAAGAAGCTCGGCCTCGTGGAGGTCGGGCGCAGCGAGAGCGCGGCCGGCAAGTTCACCCTCGTGTTCCTCTCGTCGGGCGCCGAGGGCGACACGGCCCAGGTCGAGCTCACGTACAACTGGGACGAGCCCGAGCCCTATCCGACGGGGCGCTTCTTCGGGCACCTCGCGTACGCCGTCGACGACATCTACGCGACGTGCGCCGACCTCCAGGCGAAGGGCGTCACCATCCACAGGCCCCCGCGCGACGGCAAGATGGCCTTCGTCAAGTCGCCGGACGGCCACTCGATCGAGCTGCTCCAACGTGGCCCCGCGCTCGCGCCCGCCGAGCCCTGGGCCTCGATGTCCAACACCGGGTCCTGGTGA
- a CDS encoding sigma 54-interacting transcriptional regulator, protein MTSPSDEPPPSSDPSDAPIETRAAMRTRAPAPGLVAFVLSGTHKGTQKSLGGRLTIGKAPDNDLVLSDDTVSRHHCEILRAPDGIHVRDLGSTNGTKIDGTRIREAMIQPGSVLKIGEVEVSFRPATQRVDVLPSERTEFGKALGESLAMRTIFGVLERIAPTDATVLLEGETGTGKDVLARAVWQASPRASKPFIVVDCGAVSYSLIESELFGHERGAFTGAVSSRQGAFELADGGTVFLDEIGELPLDVQPKLLRVLETREFRRVGGNKTLPTNVRVIAATKRDLQREVSLGKFREDLYFRLAVVPVTVPPLRSRREDIPALVTHMLKAATGGDGLKVTAETLAALEAHDWPGNIRELRNVLDRAVYMAQATGANEVSFVSLPSGEHRGSAAFHFEAEKSYRDTRAKYDAEFERAYVRWLLGRHHGNVSAAAREAKMDRKHLHDLAKKHGLRGSDPDD, encoded by the coding sequence ATGACATCCCCCTCCGACGAACCTCCTCCTTCTTCCGACCCCTCCGACGCCCCCATCGAGACCCGCGCGGCGATGCGCACGCGCGCGCCCGCGCCGGGCCTCGTGGCCTTCGTGCTGAGCGGCACCCACAAGGGCACGCAAAAGTCCTTGGGTGGCCGGCTCACGATCGGCAAGGCCCCCGACAACGACCTCGTGCTCTCGGACGACACGGTCTCGCGTCACCACTGCGAGATCCTGCGCGCCCCCGACGGCATCCACGTTCGCGATCTCGGATCGACGAACGGCACCAAGATCGATGGCACGCGCATCCGCGAGGCCATGATCCAGCCCGGCAGCGTGCTCAAGATCGGCGAGGTCGAGGTGAGCTTCCGGCCCGCCACGCAGCGGGTCGACGTGCTCCCGAGCGAGCGCACCGAGTTCGGCAAGGCGCTCGGAGAGAGCCTCGCCATGCGCACCATCTTCGGGGTGCTCGAGCGCATCGCCCCGACCGACGCCACCGTGCTGCTCGAGGGCGAGACCGGCACCGGCAAGGACGTGCTCGCGCGCGCCGTGTGGCAAGCCTCACCTCGCGCGTCGAAGCCCTTCATCGTGGTCGACTGCGGCGCCGTGAGCTACTCGCTCATCGAGAGCGAGCTCTTCGGCCACGAGCGTGGCGCGTTCACCGGCGCCGTGTCGAGCCGCCAAGGCGCCTTCGAGCTCGCCGACGGCGGCACGGTGTTCCTCGACGAGATCGGAGAGCTCCCCCTCGACGTGCAGCCGAAGCTCCTTCGGGTGCTCGAGACGCGCGAGTTTCGTCGCGTCGGCGGCAACAAAACGCTGCCCACGAACGTCCGCGTGATCGCCGCCACGAAGCGCGATCTCCAACGTGAAGTATCGCTCGGAAAGTTCCGAGAAGACTTGTATTTCCGGCTCGCCGTGGTGCCTGTCACGGTGCCCCCGCTGAGGTCGCGCCGCGAGGACATCCCCGCGCTCGTCACGCACATGCTCAAGGCCGCCACCGGGGGCGACGGGCTCAAGGTCACGGCCGAGACGCTCGCCGCGCTCGAGGCCCACGACTGGCCCGGCAACATCCGCGAGCTCCGCAACGTGCTCGATCGCGCCGTGTACATGGCGCAGGCCACGGGCGCGAACGAGGTCAGCTTCGTGAGCCTGCCCTCGGGCGAGCACCGCGGCAGCGCGGCCTTCCACTTCGAGGCCGAGAAGAGCTACCGCGACACACGCGCGAAGTACGACGCCGAGTTCGAGCGCGCGTACGTGCGCTGGCTTTTGGGCCGCCACCACGGCAACGTGAGCGCCGCGGCCCGCGAGGCCAAGATGGACAGAAAGCACCTCCACGACCTCGCGAAGAAACACGGCCTGCGCGGCAGCGATCCCGACGACTGA
- a CDS encoding cytochrome c, translated as MKSALPRPSTLAFLFALAVASGVTGCDRAPSASGLPEWTPKDHERGEESARAAQGQSPATGKPKKASPEEEAAEVAELTWSTQCSTCHGRDGKGDGPQGAMVKAPDLTRPDWQDKVKDAEIAATIRAGKGQMPKFDVSEPVLAALTKRIRKRRAP; from the coding sequence ATGAAGAGCGCCCTCCCCCGCCCGTCCACCCTCGCGTTTCTCTTCGCCCTCGCCGTCGCTTCCGGTGTCACGGGCTGCGACCGCGCCCCCTCGGCCTCCGGCCTCCCCGAGTGGACCCCGAAGGACCACGAGCGCGGCGAAGAGAGCGCCCGCGCCGCGCAAGGCCAGTCCCCCGCGACCGGAAAACCCAAGAAGGCATCACCCGAGGAAGAGGCCGCCGAGGTCGCCGAGCTCACGTGGAGCACCCAATGCTCGACGTGCCACGGGCGCGACGGCAAGGGCGACGGCCCTCAAGGGGCGATGGTAAAGGCACCTGACCTTACGCGCCCGGACTGGCAAGACAAGGTGAAGGACGCCGAAATCGCAGCGACCATCCGCGCCGGCAAGGGACAGATGCCCAAGTTCGACGTGAGCGAGCCCGTGCTCGCGGCGCTCACGAAGCGCATTCGGAAGCGCCGTGCCCCCTGA
- the panB gene encoding 3-methyl-2-oxobutanoate hydroxymethyltransferase produces the protein MYGKDASGRVAKVTVPELRARKAAGPKIAMVTAYDFTMARLADEAGVDMVLVGDSLGMVVQGLSNTIPVSLDEMAYHCRAVARGLGRAHLVGDLPFMSYQVSPAQAVESAGKLMKDGLAESVKLEGGDEVAEHVRRIVRAGIPVVGHVGLTPQSVHALGGFKVQGRGKGAAEKLLDDARALEEAGAFALVLEAIPPDLAELVTNEISIPTIGIGAGAACDGQVLVCTDLLGMVRGHMPKFAKRFAELGDAAVDAFGAYVAEVRDGTFPAAAHTYKPNGPSAAAPRAHHEDEAASLDAPLALDLWH, from the coding sequence ATGTACGGAAAAGATGCGTCTGGCCGCGTGGCCAAGGTGACGGTACCCGAGCTCCGCGCGCGCAAGGCCGCCGGCCCGAAGATCGCGATGGTGACCGCCTACGACTTCACCATGGCGCGCCTCGCCGACGAGGCCGGCGTCGACATGGTCCTCGTGGGAGACTCGCTCGGCATGGTCGTGCAGGGGCTCTCGAACACGATCCCCGTCAGCCTCGACGAGATGGCCTACCACTGCCGCGCCGTCGCGCGAGGGCTCGGGCGCGCTCACCTCGTCGGCGACTTGCCCTTCATGAGCTACCAGGTCTCCCCCGCGCAGGCCGTGGAGAGCGCCGGGAAGCTCATGAAAGACGGCCTCGCCGAGAGCGTGAAGCTCGAAGGAGGCGACGAGGTCGCCGAGCACGTGCGCCGCATCGTGCGCGCGGGCATTCCTGTCGTCGGTCACGTCGGCCTCACGCCGCAAAGCGTGCATGCCCTCGGCGGCTTCAAGGTCCAGGGGCGAGGCAAGGGCGCCGCCGAGAAGCTCCTCGACGACGCACGCGCGCTCGAAGAGGCCGGCGCGTTCGCGCTGGTGCTCGAGGCCATCCCGCCGGATCTCGCCGAGCTCGTGACGAACGAGATCTCCATCCCCACGATCGGCATCGGCGCCGGGGCGGCATGCGACGGGCAAGTGCTCGTGTGCACGGATCTCCTCGGCATGGTGCGCGGTCACATGCCGAAATTTGCGAAACGTTTCGCAGAGTTGGGTGATGCTGCGGTCGATGCCTTCGGTGCCTACGTGGCCGAGGTCCGCGACGGCACGTTCCCGGCCGCGGCGCACACGTACAAGCCGAACGGCCCGAGCGCCGCCGCGCCTCGTGCTCACCACGAGGACGAGGCCGCGTCGCTCGACGCCCCGCTCGCGCTCGATCTCTGGCACTGA
- a CDS encoding GNAT family N-acetyltransferase: protein MTIVLFTERLRLAPFTDAERAPFAELNADPEVRRYFPSVMTRDESDAFVDRIVVDTQAHGFGLYAVHLREGPFVGMCGLGRVTFDPSVLPPSRGPYVELAWRFSRGAWGHGYATEAATACKRHGLDVLGLDELFAFTVLENTRSRRVMERIGMVHEPEHDFDHPRLPEGHPLRRHVLYRCRRDERRRAARA, encoded by the coding sequence ATGACCATCGTTCTCTTCACGGAGAGGCTCCGCCTCGCGCCCTTCACCGACGCCGAGCGAGCGCCGTTCGCGGAGCTGAACGCGGATCCGGAGGTGCGGAGGTACTTCCCGAGCGTCATGACACGCGACGAGAGCGACGCCTTCGTCGATCGCATCGTGGTCGACACGCAGGCCCATGGGTTCGGCCTCTACGCCGTACACCTCCGCGAAGGCCCGTTCGTGGGCATGTGTGGGCTTGGACGTGTCACGTTCGACCCGTCCGTCTTGCCCCCTTCACGCGGGCCCTACGTGGAGCTCGCGTGGCGCTTCTCGCGTGGCGCGTGGGGCCACGGCTACGCGACAGAGGCCGCGACCGCCTGCAAGAGGCACGGCCTCGATGTCCTCGGGCTCGACGAGCTCTTCGCCTTCACCGTGCTCGAGAACACCCGCTCGCGAAGGGTCATGGAGCGCATCGGCATGGTCCACGAGCCCGAGCACGACTTCGATCACCCGAGGCTCCCCGAAGGGCATCCGCTCCGGCGGCACGTGCTCTACAGGTGCCGACGTGACGAACGAAGAAGGGCCGCTCGCGCGTAG